Sequence from the Platichthys flesus chromosome 2, fPlaFle2.1, whole genome shotgun sequence genome:
atctatctatctatctatctatctatctatctgtctgtctatctatctatctatctatctatctatctatctatctatctatctgtctgtctgtctgtctatctatctatctatatatctaagATGATTCCTGTGTCTTCACctccttgtctgtctgtctgtctgtctgtctatctatctatctatctatctctctatctatctatctatctatctatctatctatctatctatctatctatctatctatctatctctctatctatctatctatctatctatctatctatctatctatctatctatctatctatctatctatctgtctgtctatctatctatctatctatctatctatctatctatctatctgtctgtctgtctgtctatctatctatctatctatctctctatctatctatctatctatctatctatctatctatctctctatctatctatctatctatctatctatctatctatctatctatctatctatctatctatctgtctattcTGTAAAACGATGTATATTTTAACTGTTTCTATGAGGAGCTATATTACCTGTGCTgtacctgaggaggagagggaggaggagacaagatgtgagtgacagggaggaggagatggaggaggaggaggctgctgctggctTATATCTGCAGAGAGGTCCTCCTCACGTCACTGAGCAGAAGCCTGCAAGGAGGTGAAGACACAGGAATCATCTTCTCtctgtataaaaacacaaatcctcctctcctcctctctgacgcATCACTCTCCTCCTGCGGGTTCTCCtggtcgtcctcctcctcctcctggtcggACATGTGTCGGCCGGCTGCAGCCCTGCTCGCGGTTCTGGCCGCTTCTCTCTGCTGCGGAGCGATGGACCAGCCGCTCAACAGCCGACCCATCATCGGTAAGACTCGGCTTCATGTGCCTCTGTGTGTCGGTGACCGTGCAGGGAGCGGTGGTTGGTTTCTTATGTTATTTAACATGGAGATGTCCtagagaaggtgtgtgtgtgtgtgtgtttgtgtgcgcgctcgtgtttgtgagagagagagatagagagtgtgtgttgctATCTTACTATTATgtcatcatttaatttacaacaATGCACATTATATCAGTTTGATTGAAGATTTACAGTCACAACAATAAATTACACAAcataatgtgaataaaacaatataCTAAAGATAAGGGGAAATACAGTGAAATGCAGAGAACCAGTGTAGAATAGAAATAACACTAGAAATATGAATTAGATATGTAAAAAGTAATATCACAGGTCTGTTGCTGCTGGTGATGCATGATGGGATTTGTTTTTCCATGATGTTTGTCTCAATAGTAGAGCAATGTTGGTTTCTGGACACAGATGCAGGTTCAGGGAAGAATCACCATCACAAAACCGGGCAACATACGTTTGCATCGACTTCTCTTTATGTGTATATCTCTGTGATAGTTGTGCATGTGCGTTAACCGTCTCCTATCCTCTGTAGGGGTCTTGGCACAGGAAAGCCGTAAAAACGAACAGGCTACAAGGGGCTTCTCCTACATCGCTGCTTCCTATGTGAAATACCTGGAGGCAGCCGGGGCCAGAGTCGTACCTGTCAGGTAGGACCACTCAGAAATCTGATTTATGACTTCCCTCTTTGCCGGAGGGTTCAGTTCCCTGGCTTGTTCCTGAGATTCAGATCTCAACTGCATTCTTCTCCgttctttcttttaaatgagaaatgtgCTTTGACACAACATGTCTGGACGTGCAACATCTGAAACCTACAATTCAACGGAATGAAAAGTAGAATAAACAGTTGATACAGATATCAATAACTCAAGTGTAAAGCTAGAGACAACTGGAAAAAGTTTATTCTGGATCCTACTGAGtaattttgtctttttgtctgttgATAAAAAGAAGTTCAAGTGATGTCAGAAGACAGGAGAGATTAATTTTGAGCTGGTTATTGATTCAGCATTAACTCCAATGGGGATTTTACTCAGTAAGAAGTGACCTGTCCTCATATCTGATGTTAGGGTTTCGCTTACGTTCTCTCTTGGGCTGTTAAACCTGATGATGGAGTATAATTCAAGATGTATTTCCATAACTCTTCATCTACAAGATGTCTGCATTTAATTTGTCACAATCATCAGGTGGGATTCCTTTTATAGGAATCCTTCTGGATAAATACTTAAAGAGTTAAACGTCCTAACTCCCACACTGGTTTAACTGGGATGTATCCCTGGCCCACAGACCTGTCAGTCATGGTGTGTGATTTGATGTGGGTGGGGTTATAAATATATGTGCTATAACGTGTAGGTCCTGAGTTTCCTCTACATGTTGAGATCACAAACCTTCTACAGCTGCTGTTTCAAATTCACATTGATACGTTAGGGTTTGAATTGTCATTGATGGTTAATTGTTTTTTGTGGCATTAATTAGTTTTCCAcatattttttccccatcaGAGTAAATCTCACAGAAGAAGAATACACCAAGATATTCAACTCAATAAACGGGTGAGTTTACCACTGCTCTGATCTCTGTATGTCTGTAGATGCTCCTCACTGTTATGTATAATGTGAAATCTTCAGAATTGTATTTAGATGATTTTGTTCAGGATAAATCACTAAAGCCGGAGATATACTTGCTGTTGAGTACACATATATGCATGATGGCTGCTCCGTTTACCCTACGACCATTTGGATAATCTCAGAATGAACATTATAATAACCTCCTCGAGGGTCGCCATGTTTATTGTTTACATCATGCAAAACTGGAATCTCTATAGGGTCTGATTTCTCCAgtgtgccctctagtggtatCCTCCGGTAACACACGTAGTACATGTAGATAAGTATGTGAACAACCATGTTCACAACAGCAGGTACATCTCCGGCCTAACGGAGCACGGTCTCCCCGCAGGTTGCTGCTGCCAGGAGGAAGTTCCAATCTGCTGACATCACAGTACAGTCGTGCCGCAAAGATCTTATACAACTTGGCTCTGAAGGTAAATTAAACTTGTTTAACTGTGTTAATGATGAAGTCACATCTGATACCAATGAGATTATAAGtgtcttccttttcctctcatgTATTGTCCTGTTGGACGTCGGTTCTCGTCCAATCGTCCAACACTGTGCAGAttgtcactttctttctttgggTTCAATCTGGCTTGTTTATAACTGTCACATGACTAGAACAGATGAAGACAAAGAAGCCAGACAATGGAAACATATCCTGGGTAATTAAAGGTTTTCAAAtcttcccctccctctttcctccatctctcctctctctctcctccctctctcctcctgcaggccaACGATGCCTCGGACTACTTCCCCGTCTGGGGAACTTGTCTGGGCTTCGAGCAGCTGACTGTCCTAACAGCGAAGAAACACCTGCTCACGCTCACTGACACCCACGCTGTGGCTCTGCCGCTCAACTTCACACGAAGTAAAGTTCActgtcctctgctctctctctttgagcGACCTCACATCATCACTTCTGTTCTGTCATGAGGAACTTCACACGTCCTTATTTGATGGAAACACGTTTTTATAGACATCTTTGGTTTTGCGAGACTAACACTTCACCATATTAACGTTTTGATGGGTTAAGACTAGTGAtggcgagatgaagcttcatgaagctttgaAGCTTCCCATCCAATTGGTTCGCTCATAGGCCGAAGCTTCATGAtgcttcatttgctctactgcgtcatcaagtggacattaaatgtacattttattataatgaaCCACggctttggtgtgtgaagctttgaattgaataaatgatTTAATCATGTTTGTGATGCCAATACACGTAACACGTACAATAGGGataatagtttatttatttttattaaaaaacagcagTTCTCCACATTGCTGGGTTTCAGGCGGTTTCCTTTTTAGAAATAATTTTACCTGCTTTAGAAACGATCCTTTCACAGGGCACAGATGAAGCTGGGGTACAAGAAAAGATACTTCAATTTtgtacagacaaacaaaactcTAGAATATATTGCAAGCAAACGCACACTAGAGTCCCAAGACAAGTAGTGTGAGGAGGAATCCAGTGCGCTTGGAGGCCCCTTATATTTTGAATCACACACCAAACCCGCGAACCATTTCCTGAATCAGTGACGTGCTCGGCCGGCTCGCGAGGCTTTGATCATCATCACATAGgtcatcaacacaagcctcgATACGCGCTTCACAAAAATCATCCTTGATTACTCAAAACACGCTTCAAAGCCTCGACACCGGAGGACACATCAATAGTTATCACATATCTTTTTCTTGGTATCTTAAAATTATTGCAGAACAAACCGTAATTTTTCactgatgttttttgttttagacATTTGATGTGGGATTCCTTTTATAAGAATCCTGCTGGAAAATTACCATTAAGAGCAAAACTATCCTAACACCTGAAGGACtcaaatattatatatgttCAATCCACAGCCTCTTCACTCGTGGTGTCTAGTGATGTATGATGTGGGCGGAGCCAAAACAAATGAGACTGATCTGATCTTCCTTTTTTAAACTTACTCACATCAggactcttttctttttctcacttcTCTTACAAAAACTACTTCACCAGTCCTCTGGCATGTGAACAGTTATCCTGTCAATTCCACTAATTTAAAGGCTAAATGGGGATTGAACCCACAAGTGAATTTAGATTGTATCCTAGTGTTACAAATCTATATTAACCATCAAGCATAATTACCATATTCACAGGCACGAATAGGGACGGAACCCATGATGTTTGGCTGACCCACCAAGGCCTTGACACTTGGCCACTATTCCAAAGCATGTTTCCAGTCTCTGTATCTACATTGATATGCAGATTCAGCAAATATTTACTTGAGAGAGTTAGTGAAGGATTCCTTTTATAGAAAACCTGCTGGAAAATTATCAGAAAGATCAAATCAACCTAAATGCCTAAGGATTCAAATAGTACCTGTGTTCAATCCACAGCCTCTTCATTCGTGGTGTCTAGTGATGTATGATGTGGGCGGAGCCAATACAAATGAGACTGATCTGATCTTCCTTTTTTAAACTTACTTCAGAAACCTCTTAACCTCACTCTTCTTTCCTACCCTTCTGTTACAAAAACGATTTCACACATTCTTTGGGATGTGAACAGTTATCCAGTAAATTCCACTGATTTAAAGTGAAGTGTCATACTTTTTAAAATTTATTGTAACCATCAGGCATAATCACCATATTCATAATGAAGGCACGAATAGGGATTGAACCCATGACGTTTGGTTGACGAGACCAACGCCTTTCCAATTGGCCACTACGCCCTATTACACATGGTTTAGAGGAGATCTTGAGGTTTTACTTGAGACAGTTAGTGAGGGATTCCTTTTATAGGAATCCTGCTGGAAAATTATCTGTAAGAGCAAATTATCCTGATGAAGTTCcggatttaaaatgttattgtgtTCTATCCCCAGCCTCCTCATTCATGGTGTTTGGAGTTGTATGATGTGGGCGGAGCCAATGCAAATGAGACACACCGTCACTCTTATAGCTATAATCAATATAAAGTTACATTTTCAGTTCTACTAAGCTTTCTGCAGCAACCTGCTGGGGTTTTGAACTCCACACGTGATCTCATTGAGTTGAAGGAACCTTGGCCGTCCCTCACTGACTCCAGTCAAAATGTCCAATGATGTTAGAGTCCAGGATTTAACAGATCCTCCTTCCTCACCACAAATCTGTGTCTGTCCCACAGGAGCTCGTTCCAGCCGTCTGTTTCGGAGTTTCCCCAAAGATGTGCTGAGGTCTCTGACCGAGGAAAACATCACCGCCAACTTCCACAAGTGGAGTCTGTCCACCAAGGTGTTTCCTACTGGTCATTTACTGGTTTTCCTTTTCTAGCTCCTGTAGTTGTGGTATCGGGGCAAAGTATTTCTCTTTTAacctaaatgaaatgtaaccaAAGCTTTTCACAAGATCAGAACATTGAATTTCTGTTGATGTTCTTCTTCAAGGTAGATTACACACCTAACACTTATCAAAGGAATAAATGGGGATTGGTTTACAAGACCAAGACCTTTCCACTTGGCCACCATGCCACTGATTGTGCCTTGTTATGGAATCAAATTACGGCCTCGACAATGAATCAACAGTATTTTGGTTACCACTGATCAGTTATCAGGTTCAAACACATCGTCTTTGACCTGTGAGCTCTAATCATTGCACCACACTACCACCATCACGCCCATTGCATGTTCCTGCTTAAAACAAAGGGATTGAATATGTTTAAAGTGCGTGTATTCATTCACACAAAAGGAGCAAAGCACGACTCAAACtctaacgatgttaaatgtGTGGATTTCAGAACTTCAGCGCGAATCCCACGCTGAAGAAGTTTTACAAGGTCCTGTCGACGAACCACGATGGGAAGCAGGAATTCATCTCAACTATGGAAGGTACTTTGAGTGTAGTTTGATGTAAAGGGACCATGAGCACGAAGGTCAGAGCAAATGAATCAGTTTCATGTTGGAAAACAGCTCGAATGACGAGTTCAGGAAGATCGAGAGACGATCATCTGATAGAAAATAACTCTGTGCATGAGTGAGGTGTGCTGACATTGTCTCTGGTGGTTTCCAGCCTACCGGTATCCAATTTATGGAGTTCTTTGGCATCCGGAGAAAAACCCCTTTGAGTGGGTTGACAAACCGGGGATGATTCACTCCACTGCTGCAACAAGAGTCGCCTTCTACTCTGCCAGCTTCTTCGTCTCTGAAGGTAACACCAGGGATATATAATCCATTGTTTTTAACATTATACAACACTGAGTAAACTTACACAAACCTAGACAACAGATGATTTGATTGCACCTGCGACCTTACCGTTTTCCCACCATGCCACCATATCGTAACTCAGAGTGACTCCACCTGCTTTGTATGCCGTTGTGGTATTATTTATTAGGACTGGTTTTCAAACCAGTATCACTCCAATGATTTCTTCTTTAACTCATCCAATAAGAATATAGCTCCGCCCATGTGAAACTGATAATAATTCCCGGACCCATTTTCTTGTGAAGTTAAATTAAGACTGAATCCAAACAACCCTGCAGATGTTCGTGGAGTTTCACCAATAGAATAGACTGAGCAAATCTAAGGGTTTTGTGTCGCCCTCATTTGAGGTTTTGTTCAAGTCGTCTTTGtaaaaagacatgaaagaaaacacaaacacatactccTGACTACGTTCTGCCTTTTCCGTCTTTTGTTCACCTCCTTTCTCACTTCCCTTCCAGCCATGAAGAACAACCACAGTTTCCCGagtcgggaggaggaggagagagcgcTCATCTACAACTTCTGTCCCGTCTTCAGAGGCATGGACTCCGTCTTCGTTCAGAGTTATTACTTTGATTGATGGAGGTGAGGAGCCCTTCACTGGAGGAACATCTTCAACCTGATGAAGTCACCGACCGTAAAAACCTCCAATGGTACAGCGACAATTCTTTAATATGTGAATGCAGTGTTAAATAATAGTAGcagaaaagtgaaataaaagtgTAATGTTCGAAAAATAatctggatttcttttttttacatccatAAGATTCTGGATACTgtgattaaaaaagtaaaacgATTCAGGAGAGGGAGTCAGGAGAGACTCTTGTGCAAAAGAAAGAtttgagcaatttaattaaAGTATAAATCGATATGTGGTGATGATATCGTGATCACATACCAATCAACAAGAAACTTGAGGTAGTCCGGGTTCACAGTGTTACAGAAATTTGGCCCAGAGAAGTTTGCAATGTGGTGTGGTGTCTGAGTGCTTTCCAGGAAACCACATTAAGACTTACTTAAAGGTATGGATGGGAATTGAACCCCTGATCTTTGGTTTACAAGACCAACGCCTTACCTTTTGGCCACCAAACCACTCCTGAATAACTCTAATTATGATTAAATCGTATTTACAGTTATCCTGtgagttaaatacattttgttaagGTATGGAAGGAAATTCATTCTCACCACAATATCCCCTATCCttttaaaagtgtaaaataatctCAAATCAACAGTATTAATGAGCATTTTATTCCTGACACCACAGGAGAACATGGGATATGGTTTttgaagttttttattttgtaatgatgTCCTTCAACCAAAAGGAGAAATCAATAATTCCATAGATGAGTCGTTGACCAATCTGACCGTCTCATTGTTAATTTGAGTCAGAGCAAGTCAACCAAAATCAtaatatttaatcatttgaGGAAAGTCTTTTGACTTCAGTGGTTTACCCTGCAGCCACCTTCAGGCCTTGCTTGTTGTGGGgtctcctcatcttcatcgttGCTTCTCTGTCAGGACCTCCTTAGCTACAAAAGACTGGTGGATGTGTTACTTCTGATCAGATATTATTTCACAAAATCATATATGGGGATATTGTGGTGACAATTAATTCCCTTCAATGCctttacaaaatgtattcaacACACAGGATACCTGTAAATACCATGTAAACATGATTAGAGACTTGCACAGAGACAGGTGTGGTGGCCAAGTGGTAAGGCGTTGGTCTCGTAAACCAAAGATCATGGGTTCCATTCCCATCCATGCCTTTGAATGACTGTCAATGTGGTTTCTCTCAGTGAACGTTTATAAGCACCAGTTGTTAGAGCAAATTCTCTGTAAATTCATATAACAATGTGACCTCAGTTGCATACTGGATGACCTGTTGTAGCGTGACAAGACCATTCGAAACCATCCAGCCAATTGCTGTTCTCGTATTGACCCTGAGGTAAatttttcaaacacattcataaaatACTCAACTTTGCTGTAAAACAAACCTAAGCAGTAACATTAACTGGTAAAAAGAAATTGTATTGTGAAAGGGTTAGTTCACGGTGATGACCAATGAGGTGGTGCAAAAATAGTActtaaatagtaaataaatagtAAAACTTTACTTAGTACATAGTATTTACTTAAATAGTAAAACCTGTTCCTACTTGGTCCCTCCTCCCCTAACTGACAGTCtaaagaacagaagaaaagcCTCAGACACATCCAGACACATAGTTGTGCATTCAAATCATTTGAATTCTGAATCATCATGGACTAATGAGGCGAGTGAAGGTCCAGCGTGGAAGGTCACGCCTCTCGTGAGCACCCAGTCACCACAGTCATGTCAGAAAGGCAGCACCTCCCACCCCCCAGATCCTGTTCCAGCTGTGGTGGCTCTTCTTGCTTGTGCTGCAGCGTTTCTCTCTGGTGCGGAGCGATGGACCAGCCGCTCAACAGCCGACCCATCATCGGTAAGACTCGGCTtcatgtgcgtctgtgtgttggtgtccgTGCAGGGAGCGGTGGAGGATTCTGTTGGTTCTTATGTAATTGAACATGGAGAAGGTTAGGGAGAAGGTTCGGGCTATTATCTTACTATCTTACCAGTATGTCCTATTGGAgtggcggtggtctagtggcagaaacttggactatgggcagagaaggtccctggttcgacttcacggagagacaacaaaagacgaacctggattgatctgtccaaaaatccaagagtctccctaccctgtctagtgcccctgagcaaggcaccttactcacccaacatctgctccctgagcaccgtacatggtcgctcactgctctgtgtcctgcaccagatgggttataagcagagattacattttccTACCTGCAtcagtgtgcctgtgcatgtgttttggactaATAAGATGCATCTTAATCATAATTTAATTTACCACTATACTCAATGCACATTGTTTCATTTTGGGTCATGGGATTTCTCTTATTTgtatccacacacaaacaaacacacacacacacacacactaacacaaacacatggaaggagtctgtatataaataaattcataagAAATGTTGGTGCAAGTTTGCTTGAAGATTTCAGTCgaacaataaacaacacagtaaacacaacataatgtgaaaaaaaaacaatataatagcTTTAGTCTTTGTCATCCGGCCACATACCACAAGCTGTTTAAATTCTGGTGATATTCCCCTTAAAACACACGAATGTAAGGCATACCCAAAGTAAATTGAAAGCTGTTCTGAAGGATATTTGTTCACCCTGaaggtgttgtttgtttgaaggTGTTGTTTGCGATCATAAAGGTTCCTAAACCGTTCCACTTGAGATAACACCATAAAACCCTCAAGTTATTACCAGGTGTGTATTGGGTGAAGGGAAACCACATGAACACTAATTTAAAGGAATGAATGGTAATCTAACCCATGAGCTTTGGCTTACGAGACCAACGCCTTAGCACTTGGCCAACTACCACAAGCTGTTAACGTGTTTAAATTCCCGTGAATTTCccctaaaaacacacatgtaagGCATACCCAAAGTAAATTGAAAGCTGTTCTGAAGGATATTTGTTCACCCTGaaggtgttgtttgtttgaaggTGTTGTTTGCGATCATAAAGGTTCCTAAACCGTTCCACTTGAGATAACACCATAAAACCCTCAAGTTATTACCAGGTGTGTATTGGGTGAAGGGAAACCACATGAACACTAATTTAAAGGAATGAATGGTAATCTAACCCATGAGCTTTGGCTTACGAGACCAACGCCTTAGCACTTGGCCAAATACCACAAGCTGTTAACGTGTTTAAATTCCCGTGAATTTCccctaaaaacacacatgcaaggCATGTTCAAGAACAGCTTTCAAGTAAATTGAAAGCTGTTCTTGAACCATTTGGAGTATATGCATGGTTTCTTTTGAAAAAGGTAACACTCTGAGTTTTTGCCCCCCAACAGTCAGAATCACAGTCGATGCTATTGGCATAGAGTAATAGAAGTTGgaagtagaaggtttttatttccacctAAATATTTGTTGGTAAACAGATCCCGGCAGATGACTCTAGCTGGAACAGCTGTTATTAAACCTCACTCTTTAGCCATAGCTAATTATAGACCAATATCAAACCTGCCCCTTTTTCCAAAATCCTAGAAAAAgcctctcgctctcactctctctctctctctcttaagagagagagagagagagtgagactgTCTCCTGTCCTCTGTAGGGGTGTTGGCAGATGAAGCCAGTAAAGACAGTCAGGCTACAAAGGGGTATTCCTACATCCCTGCTTGCTATGTGAAATACCTGGAGGCAGCTGGGGCCAGAGTCGTACCTGTCAGGTAGAACAACTCAAGAAGAATCAGACTCATGACTTCACTCTTTGCCGGAGAGTTCAGTTTTATGGCTTGTTCCTGAGATTCAGTTTTCAACTGcattctttttctgtttcctcctcttttaaACAAATCATTAGCTTTAACACAACAAGTGaattacaacaaaaacaaattgttgtGATGTGGACGaccagtttaaatgtttaaaaatattttttctccatCAGATTAAATCTCTCAGAAGAAGAATATACCAAGATATTCAACTCAATAAACGGGTGAGTTAAccactgctctgctctctgtatGTCAGTAGATGCTCCT
This genomic interval carries:
- the LOC133972967 gene encoding gamma-glutamyl hydrolase-like; translated protein: MCRPAAALLAVLAASLCCGAMDQPLNSRPIIGVLAQESRKNEQATRGFSYIAASYVKYLEAAGARVVPVRVNLTEEEYTKIFNSINGLLLPGGSSNLLTSQYSRAAKILYNLALKANDASDYFPVWGTCLGFEQLTVLTAKKHLLTLTDTHAVALPLNFTRRARSSRLFRSFPKDVLRSLTEENITANFHKWSLSTKNFSANPTLKKFYKVLSTNHDGKQEFISTMEAYRYPIYGVLWHPEKNPFEWVDKPGMIHSTAATRVAFYSASFFVSEAMKNNHSFPSREEEERALIYNFCPVFRGMDSVFVQSYYFD